In Sesamum indicum cultivar Zhongzhi No. 13 linkage group LG1, S_indicum_v1.0, whole genome shotgun sequence, the sequence CGAGAAACTTCCGAGGCACCCACTACGCTCTGGAGGGCGAGAGATACCGGCGTCGGTTTCATTATCCCTGAGGTTGAAGCCTTCTTTTCCTTTGGTACCTTGGGTGATTTCGAAGCGGCGGAGGCGGCAGCGGCGACGGTGGGTTTTTTGGTCGAGGAGGGAGAAATGTCGGGTTTGGTAAGGGGAGTGGCGGACCTAGCGGCTGCTAAAACAGCCCTAGAAGCCCGGAAAAACCCAGACGGAGTTGACATTGGTGTGTCTTCTTGGGCTTCACAGCTTGGAAGTTCACGGGGTTGAGTTGAAATTGACGGAGGCGGAGAGGGAAGTGAAAATAGTGAGTGTATGTTGAGAGAGAAGCGCGATAAAGACCGATCCTTTTATtggttttctcttttctttttttcgaaatgaaaaattatttgtacacTGTTTTTACCTTTAGCAGAGTCCAAAGTTCTGATGGCCCTTAAAGCCCAAACATTGAGTCCTCGTAGATGTTGGAATGTGGATTTACCCGAATTGAGCCCAGAAAAGCCCACATCTCAAATTACAAGACAATGTGGAGCCTGTTTGTTGTCTTCCTCTCATCCTCAATTCCTCGAGCAAATGCAAATTCTCTTATCCTTTTATTTATCCCTTTCTGCCATTCCATCTTCCTCCTTCCctccccccctctctctcaaACACATACTAGTGTTTGCAGTGACTTCTCCTAGTTCTTGGTATCAATGTTCTCTTGTTTACGCTGACTACATACAATCTTTAAGCAAATAGTCCGCTTCATTGACCGATAATCTATACAAAGCTCTTTGCTGGAAAATAAAGGGAATGATTCTATAGAAAAAAGGCTGTATTCATGAAATGTATGGGAAGTTCGAAACTACAGAAGTAAGCATATGTATGTGATTGAGTGTATTCGAGAACGATGTCTTGTCTGTTGCCACAATTCAAGTGCTCGCCGGACACTTTTGCTGTTAACTTCAAGTCCCAGAGCCATACTTCTGTCTACTCCTGTAAGTCATTTCGCTCTGTGTTATGTGTGCGATAAAGATTGCATCttttatgttgattttgaGCTGGGTGAAAATTTTGTGGGATTTAGCAAAGTCGTGTTCTTGATGATGCTGCATTGTTGGCTGTGCTGTGTGTGTGAAAGAAAATTGCATCTTTTTGATGGAGTTGATATTTggttttcattttccatttctttggTGACTGTTTGCTTTCTTTTAGTCATCTGGTAATGGTATTATTATTGTGatcaattcataaaatatgataattttgaatGGGCTACAATGTGGAGGGTTCTttggtaatattttttattttggtttctaattttcttttggtgtCTGAGATTGTAAGTCTCTTTTAACTGCGGGAAGTGGAATGAGATAAATTCAGTTTCTATCTGGTAATGCACATCTTTTTTCATATGTGCTGTAGTGTTTGCGCCTTAAGAGTTATTGTGTTCTTAGATATGAGAAAACTGGAATGTTGGTCCATCAGAAGTATCGATGGTCAAAGTGTATTCTGCATTCTATTGTGACATAAATTTCCCTGAACATTGTGGCTTCTATGGGATTTAACTGAATAAGCTCCCAGCATGTTGGACTGATGTGCTATACCTGTAGTGTTGTATCATTAGTTAGTATGCTAAGACTGTCTGGTAAGTATGTGTTTTATTGTAGCAGAACAATGTGTTTCGTCTTAATTATTGCGCCTGATCCAGAGATCACTCAAACTAAGCTTCCAACAGGTGATAGACATTTGTGCTCTCCATGCACACAAGAGAGATGAAAAATGTAACACGGAAAATGAAACTCACATTACATGAGAAATTCCACATATATGAGATGAATAGTTCTTTCATCTGttcatctttgttttttcagaACCCTGACATGTAGGTTAACTGCCAGTGTTCCTTGAAAAATAGTTGTGATGCATGGAAACTACAGTTCTAGTCAATATGTGCTTTCGAGTCATTATGGCACTTCATAGAACTTAAAAATGTTTCATTTGTATTGGCCTAATTGTCCAGTGTAGACCTGTTCGtcctttttatacatattgatattatatttcaattggCTTCCTGAGTTGGGATTGCTTAAATATTTACACCAAGCTTGCCTTAACTGTGAAAGTTCCTCATGGTAATTGAACCCCCAAACTGTTTTGCTAGATTATTCCATTAATTCTCCCTTCAATTCAAGAAAGCAGTAAACTGTGATCTACGTCTGTTCTCATTATAGATCTCCTAAACATTAGTAGCCGCATCCCAGTGGTGTGGAAATTTTAGTGATATTGGTGGACCTCAAGTTATAGAACCTTTTGATCTtacttattttgataattgacTTAAATGCAGCAAAAAGTAGAGAGGCCACCAGTTTCCGGACACAATGTATCTTGTCTACCACACCACCACCGACATTGACAGCAACAACTACAGTACTTGACTTTGAGAAGTTACAATTATCATCACTAGAAGCTATTCCTAATCAAGTACCTGCTGATAGATCATGGTCAACACCAACATCATCAGCAAAAACTGCAATGCTTGACTTGGAGGGATTACCTTCTTTAGATGCTCATCCAATTACAACTGCTGCAAACAAACCATGGACATATGTTGGAGCAATTGCCCCCCCTTCCGAGGTAggattatattttctttgtacaTTCTGgctatcaaataaaaacaattaaataaaatattgagtagAACTTATGTGACCCAAAAAAAAGGCTTTCAGCAGATTCTGTTTATTTCCTGTTGGAAGGAACATTCTAATTCTTTGTTCTGTTTAGAGAAAAAATGGGCAGTAAGCATCAGGTGCAATGATCTGGAGAGTATGAGTCTTAACTTGTCTATGTGTGACCCCTACATGAGAGAGTGCTTTTTTCTATGTCTAATtctatttgattaaattacgTGTTAGGTTGAAAGTTATATAGCTTTTTCTTACATTGTTATTCTTTACCTGGATCTTGGACTCGATATCTCCCAATAATATAGCTTATTCTATGAACTCATTTCCAAAAAGTTCTTTAATCGCTGTTACCTTCCCTGGACCTTAGctcaagaaaaagagataatGTATACCTTTTTTACTACTTAAAGAATTCTTGATAGCACTAGTGAGCTGGTGCCATCATTGTTCACTTCAATGTACATGCAGGTAACTCTTGGAGCAAATTTAGATACAGAGACTCTTCTTACAAGTGAAGAAGCTGTTATTGCTGCTGCTGCATCTGAAGCACTTGCTTTAGCTAAAGCAGCAGTAAAGGTAGCAAAAGATGCCGCCATGATGGTCAGCCATCATAAACCCACAAAATCTAATAGCAGTGCTACAGGGATGTTTGCTGACGTCAATACTCCAATATTTGAGAAGAATCAGCTTGCTCATCTTGCGGAAAGAGTCGATATTAGAGATGCTAAAGTTGCAGAAGTTGGGTTGGGCGAAAATTATCCAGCTGCTCACTCGCTTACAGAATCTGATGATGTGGAGCCTAGTGCTGAGGAACTTGAATTTCTCGAAGCACAACTCTCCAAGAGTATAGCTGTCAGATCAAAGCGTCAAACTGAGCGCAGGGCCAGAAGAACTCGAGCTGCAGAGAAGGCGGCAGCCAACATTGTGTCTGTGAAATCTGGTTCGTCAAGCCGAAAAAAGCGCTCTGCTGTCCAGGATGTAGATTATTCAGACCCTCTGCGTTACTTAAGAGGGACTACAAGTTCTTCTAGGCTTCTCACTGCTTCCGAGGAGCAGGTGTTATCAAGCGGAATTCAGGTAACTATAGAGAAACTTTTGCttcctattcttttttttttcttttaattcttttctttgctttgtattataaataatttattaattctatGGACCTTATTCTATTTCTGAAAACATGCAAATACAACACACAAAGTTTTGCAAACCGGCGTTgtctttatatttgttgtaattagtCTCTTGTTTTGTAGTTCCTTCTCTCTGGATTTTATAGTTAAGCAATGATTGTTCCTTTCTTAACTCAGTACATCGATACTTGGATCAATAAAGAGTTCTCTACCTCATTTTAACACTGGGTTCTTTCTACGTTGACATTTTCTCTATTTGTAGTTTCCTTTTTAACACAATTTATCGTTGCGCCTTGATAGATTGTGAAATTAGCCCTTGCTTTCTGGCTGTCAGTTTAGTATGTTCATGTTCATCTTTTGCAAACTCTGGTGCCCCACCATCCTCTCTGAGATGTGGATTCTTGACAATTAGCAGCTTGTTCATATTCCATATGGAGAACCCAAGAACTTTAATCAAGCTTTAGCTTCCAACTGTTACAGAAACCAAAGGTTGCACAGCTTGTTCTCGTGTCACAAAACtttgaaattcaattatacGGTCTTCTTGAGCAAGTTCCAGTTGGCCTGAAATTGTAAATTGTTTTTCCTCTTGATAGATTTGAtcaattcttttattgcagaacttcttcttcaatttgcTAATTTGGTCTTTGTAATTGATGAACCATTCTCTTCTATTTGATCTGTATTTCTTTCATCTTTGTTGGACAAAACTGTTGTTAGATATCACTAGTGAATGTGAGCAGGATAGTCTTGACGAATTACTGGAAGTTCCTTCATCCTTTTCAATTTATGCACTCTTCCCCCAGTGCCCAGCATCTGACCACCTTGAGTTGATTTATGTCTCTGCTTTGTcttcctttaatttttatcctcCATGAATGCAGGTCCTTCTGAAGTTGGAAAGACTTCAGATGGAGCTTACACAACGCTATGGTGGTCAGCCTACCTTTGCCCAGTGGGCCGCAGCTGCTGGTGTTGATCAGAAAACCTTGAGGAagcaaataaattatggtattcTCTGCAAAGATAAAATGATTAAGAGCAACATCCGCTTAGTTATTTCTATTGCAAAAAATTACCAGGGAGCTGGAATGAATCTTCAAGATTTGGTTCAGGTAGTCATTGTTTTGTCACATTCCATTCAAACTTCAAGTATTTCAATGCAATAGGAGTCGCAAATGCCATGCATTACTATCTACTCTTGTTGGTACGTTCTCAGGAAGGATGCCGAGGCCTTGTAAGAGGTGCAGAGAAATTTGATGCTACAAAAGGTTTCAAGTTCTCCACCTATGCTCACTGGTGGATTAAGCAAGCAGTGCGCAAATCTCTTTCTGACCAGTCCAGGACAATCAGACTACCTGTAAGAATTCCGCTTCATATTGTCATGATCGTCTCAGTTTAAGAAAATCCTAATTTCCTCGGGATGCTTAGTTCAGTTATAATCAGGAGTTAGCGAAATTATCAACTATACCAcgttcaaattcaaaattctccCGACTATGTTTCCACTGCTAAAAGAACCCTGCATGGCCTATCTTTCTGAATATAGAACAGCATTCCATTAAATTTCTGAACATTATCATCTGTTCAAAAGGAATGAGGTGGCCTGTAAATATTGTGAACTTGGAAAGGAAGTTTTGTTGTTATTGACATATTATTTTCATGGGGGATAATTCAAGGAAAATACTTGAAAATTGAACCTTCAGAGCTTAATTTACAGCTTTGCTTGGCATGACAGTTCCACATGGTTGAGGCGACTTATAGAGTGAAGGAGGCAAGAAAGCAATTGTATAGTGAAAATGGTAGACATCCCGATGATGAAGAAGTCGCTGAAGCGACAGGGCTCTCAATGAAAAGGCTGTCTGCCGTCATGTTGACCCCCAAAGCTCCAAGATCCCTCGACCAGAAAATCGGGATTAACCAGGACCTCAAACCTTCCGTACGTCCTCCATgcatatcttttaattaagttCTTTTACTATCCGTTCCACCATCTCACATCATCCCGCTGGtttattttcttccctttttccttCAGGATGTGATTGCCGATCCTGAAGCAGAAACGGCAGAGGACCTGCTGATCAAGCAGTTCATGAAACAGGATTTGGCAAAGGTCCTAGACAGCCTAAATCCAAGAGAAAAGCAAGTCGTAATATGGAGATTTGGCCTAGAGGACGGTAGAATGAAGACATTGCAAGAAATCGGGGAGCTTATGGGTGTGAGCAGAGAAAGGATCAGACAGATAGAATCTTGCGCTTTCCGTAAGCTgaagaacaaaaagagaaCCAAGCACTTGCAACAATATGTAATGCCGTAACCCCCCACACCCAACCACCCCACCCCACGTTTCACTGATTTAGTCCGGTAGAAGAATCACCTTCATTCTTGAGGCTCGTCGTCGTCTGGTTAATGCTAGAGAATCACGCAAtttccatttttctctctttccaGCAATAACATTGTACTATCATGTGAAGAATAGTTGAGATCTTATGTGAATATcacatttttgtattattacaGACATACAAGGTTCTTTTGGATCAAATGAAGGAAAATCTATTCTTGCATGTACATTAGGACGAAGAATGGGATGGTTTATGACTTCTTATTAGGTTAAATTCCATATTACCCCTTGTGTTTtgttaaattagaaaaaaggtcccttgtattttgaaaataagcaaaaaattcCCTCCTGTTTTTAAAACCCCAGCAAGAATGCCCTGATCTGTTAACAATTGACGGGATGTGGCATGCATGTGCGGGTGGTGCACTTGGTTGTCAGTTTCTCCTATTTTGGtcaatattttatgttattttggactaaaatatcctttatatgtttatataagaGACTAAGGCTTTTTTTGGCCTGTTCTTGCATCTTTTTTGCCATTATgactaaaatatgaaataaattatatataagtttattacttattattttttatttcaaaaactttttaaaataccaaaaagataaaaaaaaaattatacatatttatatacattattttcttatttcaaatttttttaaaaatatatttatattaaatataaaatataaaaaataaaaaatacattataaaaataatatactaaattttattttctaattttaggtaaatatattttcaatgggCGTATTTTAAagcaaaaagaatattttaaataatatactaaattttataagaaaaatattttatgtactaattataaaaaatattttataaattttataagaaaaatattttatgtactaattataaaaaatattttatatactaattataaaattattttaaatagtatactaaatttaaattattgtttatgttaaatattttattaattatattactttttataaatagtatttatatttaaattagtattgtatatatttaataaattgaaattctcaattttttttaataaatttaagatctaatggttaaaattaattaattagatttgacGGGCGCTCATCTAATCAATAAGgatccaacggtcattaaaaaaagaacaatctGTAATATATAAGGGCATTAcgattattttatcaaaaaattgacGTCGTCAATGGAGAGCGGCAATTGagttgaatttttcaaatacaagGGGGTGTTTTACCTATTTCTAAATTAGAGGGGATTTTTTGTtgagtttttaaaacacatagaatttttatgcaatttagccCTTCTTATTATTCATTCCACCTCTCTTGTGTTCGTTAAATTACATGTAAAGTCTCCTaatcttaaataattacatcgatctccttaaataaaattagaataaattacgtTGACATTTCATAAAGTTAGgctaaaatatatcaattccTTATgctttttacaaaattacagctaATTTCCTcaagttatatttataattatgaccaCACTCCTATTTAGAGtcaaagtaagaaaaataacatcTACGTTTCTtgatctattatttatttatctaaattatttttattttttgcatatttataaaaattctcgAAAAGTAAAAAGCAGTgatagtttgtataataatattaatattttttggaatgTATGTATGGTGGTTTGTGGAAATAGTAGtgatattatatgtatatttatttgaaaagttgGGATGATTTATGTAAGAAGACAATAGTTGATGGATGTAAATGCAATTATCCaaaatgatatgatttttcttggGTATTTTAGCTGCTGTGCTGACGGACGTGTGATAGTTTCCATTGTTGTGGCGCGAAAATCACTCTCTCGCTCGCAAAACGGAGaaggagaaaagagaagaaagttAACGAAATCTCGTCGTTCTGATTTCTTTCCATGCCCCAAAATTCTCATTCTTTTTCCAATCTACCACACTGATTTCATGCGAGGAATTCATCACGCATGCATGGTGAAAAGACTGTGTTTTTAGGTTGTTGTTTTCTCCATCTATCCTTTTTCTGCAATTTACTTAGGCGTGATTCTTCTGgggttttctttgtttgtgAATACTCAGACCAATTCGTTTGGTGACCTGGGAGATTgcatttgtttaatttctAGTGTAGTAATGATAATCAGCACTTCTTATGATGCGAGGCGTTGGATGATTGTACATGCCAATTCtcttgatgaaattatttaaccaTCTTAGAATAAGCACGCACAATGGACACAGCATATGATGCCTTTCTATTTTTCGGTGCATGTTATatgatgtatatatgtgtttttttaaagttattctCTCTTGCATTGGCAAAAATTTTCCCTTGTTAAAAAGTTTtgagtttttccttttctcattGATGCATGAAATGCTAATTTATTGAGGTAAAAAATTGACCAGAAtttactttttcatattttggttGTTAATGGTCATATGacatatgaaaaatcataCACATTAAGGTGAGCTTCTAATCTTAAATGTAGTCTATGCTATCGGCTCAGGGGTTTCCGGAAGAAAGCTAATggattcttctttcttttctggtGGAAAGCTGGTATTTCTACCTCAATTTGCTATGCAATTGCTCTGACACAATGTTTGATTCAAATTACAAGTCGCAATATATAGGTGGCCAAAAGGAGAAATTTGTATGGTAATCTAGTGGAAACTTCCACTCAGTATCCACAAGATGCCTCTTCAAAGTCTTCCTTTTCAGCCTTGTATAATATACTCATACTAGGATGTCTTATTTTCCCTCTTATGGTATGCAACATAACCGAGTCCCAAGCTTCTATGCATAAGTGCATTGGTTAACTAAAGAGAGACTAGGCTTCCTAACAAAAGAATATGTATATCTTCTCTCAGTCATGGGTCTTTTGCAAAGATAATATTTgcaaagaaatgcaaacaccAGAAGTACTGTGATCAATGGTCAATGAATgttgtatatgtattttcataaaattgtcTCTTTTTTTAAGTCAGACTTGTCTGAGCCCTGTGCATTGGTAGATGCGTATAGCATCAAGAATCTGGGCATACGCTCATTTGGATCATCGATACAGTTACTGTTCTTTATAGAAGTTTTAATTGTATGATGGTTTCAATCTTAGTGACCCACTATTAATAGAAACCAATTCTTAACTTGTGCACTCAGATGGTCTCCAAAGTGACGTTACCTACATGACTACTCTCATGGGTACAAGCTTTGACTTGGATGTAGACTCAATTGATAAGTATAAGATCGGAAGTTCCAAGCATTGAAGATATGAAAAGAGATGTTTGATATTCATTTCACCATTATTTAAGAAGTGACTGGAGTGTATGTGTTTGGACCTTGAGCGATATACAACTTGACTAGATTCTTACAGAAAGGACTATACTCCTCTTTAGTGCATGCTCTTTCACTTTTGCTCGGCGTAACGTATTCTTCCTTTCATGTGGACTGTGCATCTGATTTCAAGTAATCTTGCAGCATTCAGTCAGCACAAGATCCCCCTGTTGCCCacctttttaatatttgtgatGCTGGAATGTAATAGATAACGTGGCCCTTTATTTCTTGGTGGTTGTACTTCCTCTTTGCTGGATTGATATCTAATAAAAGCACTGCAAGTTTCAATAATATCTACTTGCTAGATTCTGGTAATGATGATATCCTGGTCTTGTGCTTTGGCACTGTTCCTATCACAGGTTGGACAACTCAGACCCTTTGAGATCAGACATGGCTGGAAAGAACAGATCTGCATTTAGCATGGAGTTGACTCCTGCTTCTTCCAATCAAAGTGCGTCACAGTCTTTTAGAATGGGATTTCAACGAGGATCTGAAGGACTTATGACACTTGGTCGATCACTAACATCTGGAGTCACAAAGGCGGTGTTCCCGGAGGACCTCAAAGTTTctgatgtaaaaatatttgatccTCAAGACAAGAGTCTTCTGCTTTGGAACAGGCTTTTTGTCATCTCCTGCATTCTTGCAGTATCAGTGGAtcctttgtttttgtttcttcctgTTTTCCAGAAGGAGAACATGTGTCTTCATATACATGACAATTTAGCATACACAACGACAACTCTGAGGAGTGTAATTGATGCATTTTACCTTGTACGCATGGTTCTCCAATTCCGAACAGCTTTTATTGCACCTTCTTCTCGGGTTTTTGGACGAGGGGAACTTGTGATTGATCCCAAAGAAATAGCAAACCGATATATACATCGTTATTTTTTCGTGGATCTGGCTTCTGTGCTACCTCTACCACAGGTATGGAGAATGCTGACAATTAATGAAACTATACATCTAAGAGTAATGCATGTAATTGAAGGTACTATAGCTTCTGATGAAACATTAAGAACCATCAATTATATGTTCTTCATAGTTGTTTAAAGATTTACCATTGATGGTGAATCACTTGACAGAAATTTATCTGAAgtcataataataagtaaGGG encodes:
- the LOC105168321 gene encoding upstream activation factor subunit UAF30, which codes for MSTPSGFFRASRAVLAAARSATPLTKPDISPSSTKKPTVAAAASAASKSPKVPKEKKASTSGIMKPTPVSLALQSVVGASEVSRVEAVKKIWAYIKLHNLQNPSNKKEIICDAKLKKLFNGKDKVGFLEIAKLLSPHFVKAN
- the LOC105168329 gene encoding RNA polymerase sigma factor sigB, with protein sequence MSCLLPQFKCSPDTFAVNFKSQSHTSVYSSKSREATSFRTQCILSTTPPPTLTATTTVLDFEKLQLSSLEAIPNQVPADRSWSTPTSSAKTAMLDLEGLPSLDAHPITTAANKPWTYVGAIAPPSEVTLGANLDTETLLTSEEAVIAAAASEALALAKAAVKVAKDAAMMVSHHKPTKSNSSATGMFADVNTPIFEKNQLAHLAERVDIRDAKVAEVGLGENYPAAHSLTESDDVEPSAEELEFLEAQLSKSIAVRSKRQTERRARRTRAAEKAAANIVSVKSGSSSRKKRSAVQDVDYSDPLRYLRGTTSSSRLLTASEEQVLSSGIQVLLKLERLQMELTQRYGGQPTFAQWAAAAGVDQKTLRKQINYGILCKDKMIKSNIRLVISIAKNYQGAGMNLQDLVQEGCRGLVRGAEKFDATKGFKFSTYAHWWIKQAVRKSLSDQSRTIRLPFHMVEATYRVKEARKQLYSENGRHPDDEEVAEATGLSMKRLSAVMLTPKAPRSLDQKIGINQDLKPSDVIADPEAETAEDLLIKQFMKQDLAKVLDSLNPREKQVVIWRFGLEDGRMKTLQEIGELMGVSRERIRQIESCAFRKLKNKKRTKHLQQYVMP